A window of Methanolobus sediminis contains these coding sequences:
- a CDS encoding tetratricopeptide repeat protein, translated as MKERNSDVAVVWVNKGLNEQDPEKKLHYFDLALELDPNNPVALNNKGMLLYKKGKLHEAIECYDKILKQYNMSRHLPALYNKALALKKMERFEAALTFMNRALKQQPDSEKIKLHVENLTRIVEGKEEIKPRVETRIPIEKLAVNQVYTQWEPPAVSTLLAYEMKCSQKDIKYYKGFGEDLVKEKIIQDKLNRRVYCCGTCQFHKKELCQHKDTKAMLISQNAICRNFRPE; from the coding sequence ATGAAAGAACGGAATTCGGATGTTGCAGTTGTGTGGGTAAATAAAGGGCTTAATGAGCAGGACCCTGAAAAAAAGCTTCATTATTTTGACCTGGCACTTGAGCTTGACCCGAACAACCCAGTGGCTCTCAACAACAAGGGCATGCTACTGTATAAGAAAGGAAAACTTCACGAAGCTATAGAGTGTTATGATAAAATACTCAAACAGTACAACATGTCCAGACATCTTCCTGCCCTTTATAACAAAGCCCTGGCATTAAAGAAAATGGAACGCTTTGAGGCTGCACTTACTTTTATGAACAGGGCACTGAAACAGCAACCGGATAGTGAGAAGATCAAACTGCATGTAGAAAACCTTACACGCATTGTTGAAGGGAAAGAAGAAATAAAGCCTCGTGTAGAAACCCGGATACCTATAGAAAAACTTGCTGTCAATCAGGTCTACACCCAATGGGAACCGCCAGCAGTAAGCACACTGCTTGCTTATGAGATGAAATGCAGTCAAAAAGATATCAAATACTACAAAGGCTTTGGTGAAGACCTTGTTAAAGAGAAGATAATTCAGGACAAGCTCAACCGGAGAGTATACTGCTGCGGAACATGCCAATTCCATAAAAAAGAGCTGTGCCAGCATAAAGATACAAAAGCAATGTTGATTTCTCAGAATGCCATATGCAGGAACTTCAGGCCAGAATAA
- a CDS encoding mechanosensitive ion channel family protein, translated as MFLNNTIPVYINQFVQSQSGAFASDIVAATIVIVASVVLAFIADILFEKVFMHYAAKTRYDCDDLIVDALKKPIFYTVAFVGAFIAAEIVFPGNAAIEIIMGLLLTCLSILWIFALLKINKILFKHVLSHLVRKTDTKMDDELLPLFKNIVDVLLVFFGILAILKGVWDADILPLFASAGIVGLAVAFAAQDTISQLFGGISIYFDQPFKPGDRIEIDDGEIGIVQEVGIRSTRIKNLYNNMIVIPNSIIANSKVTNYTSPEESMMVKVTIGVAYGSDVEKVRGILTDIAKSVNFVLDDPVPYVRFDNHGDFSLDFAIIMWVTNPGEKFTVINEVNTKINAEFEKEGIEIPFPVRTIIQQKPE; from the coding sequence ATGTTTCTGAACAATACAATTCCTGTTTATATCAATCAGTTTGTGCAGTCCCAATCAGGAGCTTTCGCTTCGGATATTGTGGCTGCAACAATCGTGATCGTTGCGTCGGTTGTACTGGCTTTTATTGCAGATATTTTATTTGAAAAAGTCTTCATGCATTATGCTGCAAAGACACGTTATGACTGTGACGACCTAATTGTTGATGCACTTAAAAAGCCCATATTCTATACGGTTGCATTTGTGGGAGCTTTCATAGCTGCAGAAATAGTGTTCCCTGGAAATGCTGCTATAGAAATTATCATGGGGCTTCTTCTAACATGTCTGAGTATTCTGTGGATATTTGCCCTCCTTAAGATCAATAAGATCCTTTTCAAGCATGTACTTTCTCATCTTGTCAGGAAAACCGATACAAAAATGGATGATGAGTTACTACCTCTTTTCAAGAACATAGTTGACGTGCTCCTTGTATTCTTTGGTATTCTCGCGATATTGAAAGGTGTATGGGATGCGGATATTCTCCCTCTTTTTGCTTCAGCAGGTATCGTAGGTCTGGCAGTTGCTTTTGCTGCACAGGATACTATATCCCAGTTATTTGGTGGTATTTCAATTTACTTCGATCAGCCTTTCAAGCCAGGGGATAGGATAGAGATCGATGATGGTGAAATAGGTATTGTTCAGGAAGTAGGTATTCGCAGTACCCGGATCAAGAATCTTTATAACAACATGATAGTAATCCCTAACAGCATAATTGCCAACAGTAAAGTCACCAATTACACTTCTCCTGAAGAATCAATGATGGTCAAGGTAACAATTGGTGTTGCTTATGGTTCAGACGTGGAGAAAGTTAGGGGAATTCTTACTGATATTGCAAAAAGTGTCAATTTTGTACTGGATGATCCGGTACCTTATGTCAGGTTTGATAATCATGGCGATTTCAGTCTGGACTTTGCTATTATAATGTGGGTAACCAATCCTGGTGAGAAGTTTACTGTAATAAACGAAGTCAACACAAAGATCAATGCTGAGTTTGAGAAAGAAGGTATCGAAATTCCGTTCCCTGTCAGGACTATTATCCAGCAGAAGCCGGAATAA
- a CDS encoding Lrp/AsnC ligand binding domain-containing protein, with the protein MVIGVTMVNVLPGSERAAFNELNRIEGIKDIYHVFGEYDFVVIIEVDDLGSLNSIVDLIRETDSVTATQTIVGAELK; encoded by the coding sequence ATGGTAATCGGCGTAACTATGGTTAATGTACTGCCTGGTAGTGAAAGAGCAGCTTTTAACGAACTCAACAGAATAGAAGGTATTAAGGACATATATCACGTTTTTGGAGAATATGACTTTGTTGTGATCATTGAGGTTGATGATCTTGGAAGTCTAAACAGCATAGTTGATCTGATACGTGAAACCGATTCAGTCACTGCTACCCAGACAATAGTTGGCGCAGAGCTGAAATAG
- a CDS encoding response regulator, which produces MCDILVIEDNPVNMELTVDLLESYGYKVTPAEDGFIALDKVKEKKFNLILLDIQLPKMDGLEVLSRLKEDEATKDIPVIALTAHSMRGDDERFIAAGCIDYISKPIDIHSFKEKIRYHLETSN; this is translated from the coding sequence ATGTGCGACATACTTGTAATTGAGGATAATCCTGTGAATATGGAACTCACTGTGGATCTGCTGGAGTCCTACGGATATAAGGTTACTCCTGCAGAGGACGGGTTCATAGCTCTGGATAAGGTGAAAGAAAAAAAGTTTAACCTGATTCTTCTGGATATCCAGTTACCTAAAATGGACGGACTAGAGGTTCTTTCACGATTAAAGGAAGACGAAGCTACAAAAGACATTCCGGTAATTGCATTGACAGCTCATTCCATGCGCGGTGACGATGAGCGTTTCATTGCTGCCGGATGCATTGATTACATTTCCAAACCAATAGATATCCACAGTTTTAAGGAAAAGATCCGATATCACCTTGAAACTTCAAACTGA
- a CDS encoding DUF6141 family protein, protein MTYDDSADSIIFREVQKFRQIWLLVLLLVTTGLTWYGAIEQLIYGHPFGSNPVSDEGMIAILIGMGLIFPIFMLSIRLVVVVRNSGLYVKFFPIHLSFRHYPINDIISAEAVRYRPLRDYGGWGIRYGRNGKAYSISGNKGILLEFKNGKKLLVGSREADVLKMSIEQSRNRSNY, encoded by the coding sequence ATGACTTACGATGATTCAGCAGACTCTATCATTTTCCGTGAAGTCCAGAAATTCAGGCAAATATGGTTACTGGTACTGTTGCTTGTGACTACCGGACTGACATGGTATGGCGCTATAGAACAGCTTATATATGGCCATCCTTTTGGCAGTAATCCTGTGTCAGATGAAGGGATGATAGCAATTCTGATTGGTATGGGACTTATTTTCCCGATATTCATGCTGTCTATTCGTCTGGTGGTTGTTGTGCGCAACAGCGGTCTTTACGTGAAGTTCTTTCCTATTCACCTTTCCTTCAGGCATTATCCTATTAATGACATAATATCTGCTGAGGCTGTGCGCTATAGGCCCTTGAGGGATTATGGTGGTTGGGGTATAAGATATGGTCGCAACGGCAAAGCCTATAGTATAAGCGGTAACAAGGGTATACTGCTTGAATTTAAAAATGGAAAAAAACTTCTGGTGGGATCACGGGAAGCCGATGTTTTGAAAATGTCCATAGAACAAAGCCGCAATCGCAGCAACTATTGA
- the cutA gene encoding divalent-cation tolerance protein CutA yields the protein MYSIVYTTTSSKEEASKIGRELVENKLAACVNIHAIDSVYSWDGNIEEDKEFALSAKTTTSRVQEITDHIRKVHSYELPAIVSWKITGEKEYLKWISENVKSD from the coding sequence ATGTATTCTATCGTGTACACCACAACTTCAAGTAAAGAAGAAGCCAGTAAAATTGGCAGAGAACTTGTGGAGAATAAACTTGCCGCCTGTGTCAATATACATGCCATTGATTCTGTGTATTCATGGGATGGAAATATAGAGGAAGATAAGGAATTTGCACTCTCCGCAAAGACCACAACATCAAGAGTGCAGGAAATAACCGATCATATCAGAAAAGTGCATAGCTACGAACTGCCAGCAATCGTTTCCTGGAAAATAACCGGGGAAAAAGAATATCTGAAATGGATATCTGAGAACGTGAAATCAGATTAA
- a CDS encoding DNA topoisomerase IV subunit A, which produces MADNISPQKKEHDEIASGRLLGLAGELYDQFIDEVVPNVSLPSRTKANIEYSEDSDVWVYGDRETERSAKTVKGAFQLLKTSHVIDFLVKNHLGQNRGSTLRELYYISENWDIAKFREQPESDRLIEDLEIISGLQREYFHMRPEEDGATMFGPIRLREETKRGDRVIHCQEDIGESGYQIPFNVENIEFLDTDAKFIIAVETGGMYARLIENGFDERNDAILVHLKGQPARSTRRIIKRMNEEMNIPVVVFTDGDPWSYRIFASVAYGAIKSAHLSEHMATPGAQFIGVQPSDIVEYELSTDKLTDKDVAALRSELTDPRFASDYWKEQITLQLEINKKAEQQAFAGKGLDFVTDRYLPERLTDLGIL; this is translated from the coding sequence ATGGCAGATAATATTTCTCCGCAGAAAAAAGAACATGATGAGATTGCAAGCGGGCGTTTGCTCGGTCTTGCAGGTGAACTGTATGACCAGTTCATTGATGAGGTAGTTCCCAATGTATCTCTTCCCAGTCGTACAAAAGCCAACATAGAGTACAGTGAGGACAGTGATGTATGGGTATATGGTGACCGGGAAACCGAAAGAAGTGCAAAGACTGTAAAAGGTGCTTTCCAGTTATTGAAAACATCTCATGTAATAGATTTCCTTGTAAAGAATCATCTCGGGCAGAACAGGGGGTCTACTTTAAGAGAGCTGTATTATATCTCAGAGAACTGGGATATAGCAAAGTTCCGTGAACAGCCTGAAAGTGACAGGCTAATTGAAGATCTTGAGATCATTTCCGGTCTTCAGAGGGAATATTTCCACATGCGCCCTGAAGAGGACGGCGCAACGATGTTCGGTCCCATACGCCTGCGTGAAGAAACTAAACGTGGTGACCGTGTAATCCATTGCCAGGAGGATATAGGAGAAAGTGGTTACCAGATCCCGTTCAACGTTGAGAATATCGAATTCCTTGACACAGATGCAAAATTCATCATTGCAGTTGAGACTGGTGGTATGTATGCAAGGCTTATCGAGAATGGTTTTGACGAAAGAAATGATGCTATTCTTGTGCACCTGAAAGGTCAGCCTGCACGTTCCACACGCCGTATCATCAAGAGAATGAATGAAGAAATGAATATTCCTGTAGTGGTCTTTACTGACGGTGACCCATGGTCATATCGTATCTTTGCATCAGTGGCATATGGTGCAATTAAAAGTGCCCACCTTTCAGAGCATATGGCAACACCGGGTGCCCAGTTCATTGGTGTTCAGCCTTCTGATATTGTGGAGTATGAATTATCTACTGATAAACTCACGGACAAAGACGTTGCAGCCCTGCGAAGTGAACTTACAGATCCAAGGTTTGCCAGCGATTACTGGAAAGAGCAAATAACCCTCCAGCTTGAAATTAACAAAAAAGCCGAACAGCAGGCCTTTGCAGGAAAAGGTCTTGATTTCGTGACGGACAGGTATCTTCCGGAGCGTCTGACTGATTTGGGTATCCTCTGA
- a CDS encoding PAS domain S-box protein, giving the protein MKLRSKTLLVFSLTLFFLILTLYLSSGSIIFHNFKDLERQDVTDDIDEAIDYFDYSISGLEVTARNMGSSPDINELLSNNEFNYSLWSLVYDKQKENNLNFVIVLDSSNDIVYKKGYDYRSNTEIPVPAEFLSILDDENPLLLSSSSDNTFSGVIILPAGPLIVASHMIQDPRDNFSSNGTLIIGSYFTGSIANLFSDVHGTPLNYRLLQVYSVDDDLLNKVQLATNDPEHIHIEPISENTVLGYTVINDIYGKPALLLEVSSPRTIYQKAKETFTYILYVIVFAGILYGTAGTVFLENGILSRLSILKKNVDAAETDLSSYESTDVPGNDEISSLASSIDHLADTLSARESLLSSIIDSVSDGVIVIDENYKMTHFKSRLIDLWDIPEHILVEKDGLKLFEHMKDKIVNYDFLISILHKYHMTRVSNVIVAQYTDGTYFEISTFPLLAKDKVIGQILSFRDITENKKAENLLREKERRYRSIFEHSNDPIFIVKDGIIQDLNDKACVFTCVPDHDIIAIGLNDLVSDNQRELLYSLISDSIINGFSKAEVQIKKANGKLIDAEVTATLVDETDSTVQLIIRDVTERKQIERLEHENQERLSLIIDNINCGVVVIDANTHEIVDVNTTALEIVNYKKEDLIGRICHHIICPAEVGSCPITDLGHFIDKSERVVVRSDGTKVQILKSVETVNLYGRELFIESFVDITEIKNTEKALLDAKIHAEAANRTKSEFLATMSHELRTPLNSVIGFSDLLLDGSFGELNDKQNKFMANISHSGKHLLDLIDDILDISKIEAGKMELFYEIFDFSDLISDIHLMMKPLSSKKDILLEFNMEPRSIFINADRGKLKQTLYNLIGNAIKFTPENGEIHVDISMKDQMLLVGIHDNGIGISKEDQVKLFQPFVQLDSSSNRKYEGTGLGLALVKNLLELHGGSIEVESEPGKGSTFYISVPLNLKDKDLNAQSNCR; this is encoded by the coding sequence ATGAAATTACGCTCAAAGACATTGTTAGTTTTCAGTTTGACGCTTTTCTTCCTGATTTTAACCTTGTATCTAAGTTCAGGGTCTATCATTTTCCATAATTTTAAAGACCTTGAACGTCAGGATGTTACTGATGATATAGATGAGGCTATCGATTACTTTGATTATTCGATTTCCGGTCTTGAAGTAACAGCCCGGAATATGGGTTCCAGTCCTGATATTAATGAACTGTTATCAAACAATGAATTTAACTACAGTCTTTGGAGTTTAGTGTATGATAAACAGAAAGAAAATAATCTTAATTTTGTCATAGTTCTTGATAGTTCTAATGATATTGTTTATAAAAAGGGTTATGATTATAGATCCAACACAGAAATTCCAGTTCCTGCTGAATTTCTTTCCATTCTCGATGATGAAAACCCTTTATTGTTATCTTCATCCAGTGACAATACTTTTTCAGGTGTAATAATATTACCAGCCGGACCTCTCATAGTTGCATCCCATATGATTCAGGATCCTCGGGATAATTTTAGTTCAAATGGAACCTTGATCATAGGTTCTTACTTTACCGGGAGTATAGCTAATTTATTTTCAGACGTACATGGCACTCCATTAAATTATCGTCTTCTTCAAGTTTACAGTGTGGATGATGACCTGTTAAATAAAGTACAATTAGCAACTAACGATCCAGAACATATCCATATTGAGCCTATTAGCGAAAATACTGTTCTTGGATACACTGTAATCAATGATATCTATGGAAAACCTGCCTTACTTCTTGAGGTATCGAGTCCCCGTACAATATATCAGAAAGCAAAGGAAACATTTACATATATTTTATATGTAATTGTTTTTGCCGGTATTCTTTATGGAACTGCAGGAACTGTATTCCTTGAAAACGGCATACTTTCCAGGTTATCCATCCTGAAGAAAAATGTGGATGCAGCAGAGACTGATCTTTCCTCATATGAAAGCACAGATGTTCCGGGAAATGACGAAATATCATCGCTGGCTTCAAGTATAGATCATCTGGCTGATACTCTTAGTGCAAGAGAAAGTCTTCTCTCTTCTATAATAGATTCTGTATCAGATGGAGTTATTGTTATAGATGAGAATTATAAAATGACTCATTTCAAATCCAGGTTAATTGATTTATGGGATATTCCTGAACATATTCTTGTTGAAAAAGATGGCCTAAAGTTATTTGAACACATGAAAGATAAAATTGTCAATTATGATTTTCTCATTTCCATACTACACAAATATCATATGACAAGAGTAAGCAATGTTATCGTCGCACAATATACAGATGGCACTTACTTTGAGATTTCTACATTTCCTTTGTTAGCTAAAGACAAAGTTATCGGTCAAATTCTTAGTTTCAGGGATATTACTGAAAATAAAAAGGCTGAAAATCTTCTCCGTGAGAAAGAACGCAGATACAGATCAATCTTTGAACACTCTAATGATCCAATTTTCATCGTAAAAGATGGAATAATACAGGATCTTAATGACAAAGCATGTGTGTTTACATGTGTACCTGACCATGATATAATTGCTATAGGATTAAATGATCTGGTAAGTGACAATCAACGGGAACTATTGTATTCTCTTATAAGTGATTCAATAATTAATGGTTTTAGTAAAGCTGAGGTCCAGATCAAAAAAGCAAATGGAAAACTGATCGATGCTGAAGTAACTGCTACGCTTGTGGATGAAACAGATTCAACTGTTCAGCTTATAATCCGTGATGTCACTGAAAGAAAACAAATTGAAAGACTGGAACATGAAAACCAGGAAAGATTGAGTCTTATTATAGACAATATCAATTGTGGCGTTGTTGTTATTGATGCCAATACTCATGAAATAGTAGATGTCAATACGACTGCTCTGGAAATTGTAAATTACAAAAAAGAAGATTTAATCGGCCGTATATGTCATCATATCATTTGTCCTGCAGAGGTTGGAAGTTGTCCTATTACCGATCTGGGTCATTTCATTGATAAATCTGAACGTGTAGTTGTACGTTCTGATGGCACGAAGGTCCAAATTCTGAAATCTGTGGAAACGGTCAATCTATATGGCCGTGAACTTTTCATTGAAAGCTTTGTTGATATTACTGAGATCAAGAATACCGAAAAAGCACTCCTTGATGCAAAGATTCATGCTGAAGCTGCAAACAGGACTAAGAGTGAGTTCCTTGCCACAATGAGCCATGAGTTGCGTACGCCCCTTAATTCAGTAATAGGTTTCTCTGATCTATTGCTTGACGGAAGCTTCGGTGAACTTAATGACAAGCAGAATAAATTCATGGCAAATATATCCCATAGCGGAAAACACCTGCTGGATCTAATTGATGATATTCTGGATATTTCAAAGATAGAAGCCGGAAAGATGGAACTTTTCTATGAGATATTTGATTTCTCAGATCTGATATCTGATATCCATCTCATGATGAAACCACTTTCATCGAAAAAGGATATTCTGCTTGAATTCAACATGGAACCAAGAAGTATTTTCATAAATGCAGACAGGGGTAAACTGAAACAGACATTGTACAATCTTATAGGTAATGCAATAAAATTCACTCCTGAAAACGGTGAGATCCATGTTGATATTTCAATGAAAGACCAGATGCTTCTGGTAGGTATTCACGATAATGGTATAGGTATATCCAAAGAGGATCAGGTAAAACTCTTCCAGCCGTTTGTGCAACTTGATTCATCCAGTAACCGTAAGTATGAAGGTACCGGTCTAGGTCTTGCTCTTGTAAAGAATCTTCTTGAACTGCATGGTGGTTCAATTGAGGTTGAGAGTGAACCGGGCAAAGGCTCTACGTTCTATATCAGTGTTCCTCTGAATCTTAAAGACAAAGATCTTAATGCCCAGAGTAATTGCAGATGA
- a CDS encoding ParB/RepB/Spo0J family partition protein — MENKTLQTVKVTDIAPNPHNPRLVFEEGALSELRKSIEKVGILVPLTVYENRKGTPPERYILLDGERRWRCAQELSMEEIPVNIIDEPEGVTQNILYMFNIHHFRKEWALFPTALKLEMIIRELGTDNERTLHEFTGVNRSTIRRCRILLWFPHKYRNYLMEKGAKISTDFFIELHPIAKRLSHESKFYFSEGTERLVDKMIDKFLDGHIVDVKDFREIRKSMAYYEKSNNFEEFIDKIEMFINNSDCELDIFMSTEVENDKVRQNILKYTSYLINNLKDINPDLISDYYFVNQIKALHDQVENILEEID; from the coding sequence ATGGAAAACAAAACACTGCAAACTGTAAAAGTTACTGACATCGCACCTAATCCTCACAATCCTAGATTAGTATTTGAAGAGGGAGCATTATCTGAATTAAGAAAATCAATTGAAAAAGTGGGTATCTTAGTTCCATTAACAGTATATGAAAATAGAAAAGGTACTCCTCCTGAAAGGTATATTCTACTTGATGGTGAAAGAAGGTGGAGATGTGCTCAAGAACTTTCAATGGAAGAAATCCCAGTGAATATTATTGATGAGCCCGAAGGAGTGACACAAAACATATTGTACATGTTCAATATTCATCATTTTCGTAAGGAATGGGCTTTGTTCCCAACTGCTTTGAAACTTGAAATGATTATCCGAGAGTTAGGAACGGATAATGAACGGACTTTGCACGAGTTTACGGGTGTTAACCGAAGTACAATCCGAAGATGTAGGATACTACTGTGGTTCCCACACAAATATAGAAATTACTTGATGGAAAAAGGAGCTAAAATTTCGACAGACTTTTTCATAGAGTTACATCCAATTGCAAAGAGATTAAGCCACGAATCTAAATTCTATTTTTCGGAAGGTACAGAACGATTAGTCGATAAAATGATCGATAAATTCTTAGATGGTCATATTGTAGATGTTAAAGATTTTAGAGAGATCCGAAAATCAATGGCTTACTATGAAAAATCAAATAATTTTGAAGAATTTATTGATAAAATAGAAATGTTCATTAATAATAGTGATTGTGAATTAGATATATTTATGTCTACTGAAGTTGAAAATGATAAAGTTAGACAAAATATACTAAAATATACTAGCTATTTAATTAATAATCTTAAAGACATAAATCCTGACTTAATTAGTGATTATTACTTTGTTAACCAAATAAAAGCCTTGCATGACCAAGTAGAAAACATTCTTGAAGAAATTGATTAA
- a CDS encoding DNA topoisomerase VI subunit B, with translation MDNPIAEELAKNQKSISVAEFFEKNRQILGFDSAPRSLITTVKEAVDNSLDACEESEILPDIFLHIERSGKDNVVIIVEDNGPGIIKEQIPKVFAKLLYGSRFHALKQSRGQQGIGISASVLYSQLTSGHHTKIISKIGHGKPAHYYELMINTSTNEPEIIKDDVVDWDRPHGTRIEMEMEASYVKGRRQSIYEYLKATAIVNPHARITLIEPDGNQETFERATDKLPVPAKEILPHPHGIELGTLMKMLRYTERQKLSPFLRYSFSKIGHLAAEEICKASGLDPDLDPHEMTREQSRKLLDAFSKVKIMAPPTDCLSPIGEDLIYKGLEKEFSVDFIATTTRAASVFSGNPFIVEVGIAFGGELQKDDRVDIMRFANRVPLLYQQGGCVITHAIESVKWKQYGLNQPGGGLPTGPVVILVHVASTNVPFTSESKDAVAEIPEIKDEIELAIKEVSRKLNRYLNKRDNLKKRREKEIIITKVLPKMASKLAETLERDVPDINPVVAKVMGNLLVDRIVESDGNGGAKISIRAKNYTSKKQDFNVHDMVPFEIENAVPEPKVISMGSDFDYIWKLSIPPSSSKVLNYSVATLSEAEIAKLPTLIVEGLDEELVTGAKAIRG, from the coding sequence ATGGATAATCCAATTGCAGAAGAACTTGCCAAAAACCAGAAATCAATAAGCGTTGCAGAGTTCTTTGAAAAGAACCGGCAAATACTGGGATTTGACTCAGCCCCACGCAGTCTTATAACAACGGTCAAGGAAGCAGTGGATAACTCTCTTGATGCATGTGAGGAATCAGAGATTCTCCCTGATATTTTTCTTCACATAGAACGCTCGGGCAAAGACAACGTAGTAATCATCGTAGAAGACAACGGGCCTGGTATCATTAAGGAACAAATTCCGAAGGTCTTTGCAAAACTCCTCTATGGTTCAAGGTTCCATGCTCTCAAGCAGAGCCGTGGTCAGCAAGGTATAGGTATATCAGCATCTGTACTTTATTCACAACTGACATCCGGTCATCACACAAAGATCATATCCAAGATAGGTCATGGGAAACCTGCTCACTATTACGAACTGATGATAAATACCAGCACCAACGAGCCTGAGATTATTAAGGATGATGTGGTGGACTGGGACAGGCCGCATGGTACTCGCATTGAAATGGAAATGGAAGCTTCTTATGTAAAAGGAAGGCGCCAGTCTATCTATGAGTATCTGAAAGCCACAGCTATCGTGAATCCTCATGCAAGAATCACCCTTATCGAACCTGATGGGAACCAGGAGACATTTGAAAGAGCAACAGACAAACTTCCTGTCCCTGCAAAAGAGATTTTACCGCATCCTCATGGAATTGAGCTTGGTACTCTCATGAAAATGCTGAGGTACACTGAAAGACAGAAACTTTCACCATTCCTGCGTTACTCTTTCTCAAAGATCGGTCACCTTGCCGCTGAAGAAATATGCAAGGCCTCAGGTCTTGATCCTGATCTGGATCCTCATGAAATGACAAGGGAACAGTCCCGTAAGCTTCTGGATGCGTTCTCAAAGGTAAAGATAATGGCTCCTCCTACGGATTGTCTTTCACCTATCGGTGAAGATCTTATCTATAAGGGACTTGAGAAGGAGTTCAGTGTTGATTTCATCGCCACAACAACTAGAGCTGCATCTGTATTTTCAGGTAATCCTTTCATTGTTGAAGTTGGAATTGCCTTTGGTGGTGAACTCCAGAAAGATGATCGTGTAGACATCATGCGTTTTGCCAACAGGGTCCCTCTTCTGTATCAGCAGGGAGGATGTGTTATCACTCATGCAATAGAGTCTGTTAAGTGGAAACAGTATGGATTGAATCAGCCAGGTGGCGGACTTCCAACAGGTCCTGTGGTTATCCTGGTTCATGTAGCATCAACTAATGTTCCGTTCACATCAGAATCAAAGGACGCGGTTGCAGAAATACCTGAAATTAAAGATGAGATAGAACTTGCCATCAAAGAAGTTTCCAGGAAGTTAAACAGGTATCTCAATAAGCGTGATAATCTCAAAAAGAGACGTGAGAAGGAGATCATCATCACAAAAGTGCTGCCAAAGATGGCCAGTAAACTTGCCGAAACTCTTGAAAGGGATGTTCCTGACATAAATCCTGTAGTTGCAAAGGTTATGGGTAATCTTCTGGTAGACCGAATTGTAGAATCTGATGGCAATGGGGGTGCAAAGATCTCCATCAGGGCTAAGAATTACACCAGCAAAAAACAGGATTTCAATGTACATGACATGGTACCATTTGAAATTGAAAATGCAGTACCGGAACCCAAGGTGATAAGCATGGGTAGTGATTTTGATTACATATGGAAATTAAGTATTCCTCCGAGCTCCTCCAAGGTTCTCAATTACTCTGTAGCAACACTCAGTGAAGCGGAAATTGCAAAATTACCCACTTTGATAGTGGAGGGTCTTGATGAAGAACTTGTTACCGGTGCAAAAGCTATCAGGGGGTAA